In a genomic window of Paraburkholderia phenazinium:
- a CDS encoding Csu type fimbrial protein produces MKRQILTVATAVALMFGASLPIADAATYSNGTATATLTVSLTLQANCSIAASPLNFGTNGVLATAINQQTNVAVTCTNTTPYNVGLDAGTVTGSSVTSRLMAGTATGNTATTVGFQLYQDSGHTTVWGNTQGTNTVAGTGTGAAQSIAVYGQVPAQSTPKPDTYQTTVTATVYF; encoded by the coding sequence ATGAAACGGCAAATATTGACTGTCGCGACTGCTGTTGCACTCATGTTTGGGGCAAGCTTACCGATCGCGGATGCCGCGACTTATTCGAATGGAACGGCAACCGCGACGCTCACGGTTTCTCTCACGTTGCAGGCGAATTGCTCCATTGCAGCCAGCCCGCTGAACTTCGGCACGAATGGTGTGCTGGCCACTGCCATCAACCAGCAGACCAACGTAGCTGTCACCTGTACGAACACGACACCGTATAACGTCGGGCTCGATGCCGGCACCGTCACCGGCTCATCCGTCACAAGCCGGCTGATGGCTGGCACCGCCACGGGCAATACGGCTACCACGGTCGGCTTCCAGTTGTACCAGGACTCCGGACACACCACGGTGTGGGGCAACACGCAAGGCACCAATACCGTGGCGGGCACGGGCACAGGGGCTGCGCAATCGATCGCCGTGTATGGCCAGGTGCCCGCGCAATCCACGCCGAAGCCGGACACGTACCAGACCACAGTCACTGCGACGGTCTACTTTTGA
- a CDS encoding leucine-rich repeat-containing protein kinase family protein, with product MTTTLDQLLAGQLAGTQRLTLACGLREFPREIFDLADTLEILDLSGNALSSLPHDLPRLHKLRILFCSNNRFTELPEVLGQCEQLSMVGFKANRIRTVSGQSLPRALRWLILTDNEVEALPPEIGHCTHLQKLMLAGNRLQSLPSQLSACSRLELIRLAANRLTELPAWLLALPRLSWLAYAGNPFTALLEAAALNETPIADMHWDALELHHRLGEGASGVIHRAAHRIPNEDDRHVAVKLFKGDVTSDGLPYSEMAACINAGTHPNLIPVLGKVKDHPADSHGLVMELIDPQFTNLAGPPSLDSCTRDIYSEDTRFDLASALRIARGIASAAGHLHQQGIMHGDLYAHNILHCGAGRALLGDFGAASFYAVDDPTLAPLLQRIEVRAFGCLLEELIARCDEAGAGSTSASASASATLATLAQLKAACLSETVASRPSFVEIVDTLSTLSGPRQDSCSVRPVP from the coding sequence GTGACCACGACCCTCGACCAACTGCTCGCCGGACAACTGGCCGGTACGCAGCGCCTGACATTAGCCTGCGGACTCCGCGAATTTCCGCGCGAGATTTTCGATCTGGCGGACACGCTGGAAATCCTCGACCTCTCCGGCAACGCGCTCTCGTCGCTACCGCACGACTTGCCGCGTCTGCATAAACTGCGCATCCTGTTCTGCTCCAACAACCGCTTCACCGAGTTGCCTGAAGTCCTCGGCCAGTGCGAGCAGTTGAGCATGGTGGGCTTCAAGGCGAACCGGATTCGCACGGTGTCGGGGCAATCGCTGCCGCGTGCGCTTCGCTGGCTCATCCTGACCGATAACGAAGTCGAGGCGCTACCGCCCGAAATCGGCCATTGCACACATCTCCAGAAACTGATGCTGGCGGGCAACCGCCTGCAGTCGTTGCCCTCGCAACTGTCTGCGTGCTCCCGCCTTGAACTGATCCGGCTTGCAGCGAATCGGCTAACGGAGCTCCCTGCATGGTTGCTCGCGCTGCCGCGGCTTTCATGGCTTGCTTATGCGGGCAATCCATTTACTGCGTTGCTGGAAGCTGCTGCACTGAACGAAACACCCATCGCGGATATGCATTGGGATGCTTTGGAACTGCATCATCGGCTCGGAGAAGGCGCCTCGGGTGTCATCCATCGTGCCGCGCATCGGATTCCTAATGAAGATGATCGCCATGTCGCCGTGAAACTCTTCAAAGGCGACGTGACAAGCGACGGCTTGCCGTACAGCGAGATGGCCGCCTGCATCAACGCGGGCACCCATCCCAACCTGATTCCGGTGCTCGGCAAAGTGAAGGATCACCCTGCCGACAGCCATGGTCTGGTGATGGAGCTGATCGATCCGCAATTCACCAACCTGGCCGGGCCGCCCAGCCTCGATTCGTGCACCCGTGACATCTACAGCGAAGACACGCGCTTCGATCTCGCCTCGGCACTGCGCATCGCACGCGGCATCGCATCGGCTGCCGGTCATTTGCATCAGCAAGGCATCATGCACGGCGACCTGTATGCCCACAATATTCTTCATTGCGGCGCGGGGCGTGCACTGCTGGGCGATTTCGGCGCGGCGTCGTTCTACGCGGTGGATGATCCGACGCTAGCGCCGTTGCTTCAACGCATCGAAGTACGGGCGTTCGGTTGCCTGCTCGAAGAGTTGATCGCGCGCTGCGATGAAGCTGGAGCTGGGTCTACTTCGGCTTCGGCGTCGGCTTCCGCCACGTTAGCCACATTGGCGCAACTCAAGGCCGCGTGCTTAAGCGAGACGGTTGCGAGTCGCCCATCCTTCGTGGAGATCGTCGATACGCTATCCACGTTGAGTGGTCCGCGGCAAGATTCCTGCAGTGTGCGACCGGTCCCTTGA
- a CDS encoding LysR substrate-binding domain-containing protein, translating into MNQRQIEAFRLVMLRGSMTAAAEELGTSQPSISRLIAELEQSTGLALFTRNGGRIQATDAGSAFYREVDRSFVGLEKLVHSAREIRQFGTGRLRLVAAPVLALSFVPTVIERFLAAYPRIAVSLEMRSEGTIQRWASSAYCDIGFSTATPDAFGVTSAELYRLPGVCALPAGHPLTAKKHIHARDLKDQHLILPSYADDTRSALDRVLRQAEVNQVPTIETPYGATICAMVSRGLGIGLVNPLATLDTNPERIVFRPFSPDVLFRGFTVCPQLQHVNPVVQAFLELATETMEREHGHFRSDVVVRA; encoded by the coding sequence ATGAATCAGCGACAGATAGAGGCGTTCAGGCTGGTGATGCTGCGCGGCTCGATGACGGCGGCGGCCGAGGAGTTGGGCACGTCGCAGCCGAGCATCAGCCGCTTGATCGCGGAGCTGGAGCAATCGACAGGGCTCGCGTTGTTCACGCGTAACGGCGGCCGCATCCAGGCCACGGACGCGGGCAGCGCGTTTTATCGCGAGGTCGATCGAAGCTTTGTAGGGCTGGAAAAGCTCGTGCATTCCGCGCGTGAGATTCGTCAGTTCGGCACGGGACGCTTGCGATTGGTGGCGGCGCCTGTGCTGGCGCTGTCGTTTGTACCGACCGTGATCGAGCGTTTTCTGGCGGCGTATCCACGCATTGCGGTGTCGCTGGAAATGCGCAGTGAAGGGACGATTCAGCGCTGGGCGTCGTCGGCCTATTGCGATATCGGTTTCTCCACCGCCACGCCCGATGCGTTCGGTGTGACGAGCGCCGAGCTATACCGCTTGCCCGGTGTGTGCGCGTTGCCGGCGGGGCATCCGCTTACGGCCAAAAAACACATTCACGCCCGCGATCTGAAGGATCAGCACCTCATCTTGCCCTCGTATGCGGACGACACGCGTTCGGCCCTCGATCGTGTGCTGCGCCAGGCGGAGGTGAACCAGGTGCCCACAATCGAAACGCCGTATGGGGCGACGATTTGCGCCATGGTGTCGCGCGGACTCGGGATCGGTTTGGTGAATCCGCTCGCCACGCTCGATACGAATCCAGAGCGGATCGTGTTCCGGCCGTTTTCACCGGATGTGTTATTCCGCGGCTTTACGGTGTGTCCGCAACTTCAGCATGTCAATCCGGTCGTGCAGGCGTTTCTCGAACTCGCTACTGAGACTATGGAACGGGAACATGGACACTTCCGCAGCGATGTGGTGGTGCGGGCTTAG
- a CDS encoding NAD(P)/FAD-dependent oxidoreductase: MRPDALLFHDDFRLAPYWWDAAPPETSRDPVPERVDLAIVGSGYCGLSAAAEAARQGASVAVLDAAEIGAGGSTRSGGMVSSGQKLALTNAIRGVSSDRLGRLMRESMASFEYLQRLIADEALDADLQITGRFFGAFTQGHFEHLRKQGELLHDKTGVTVHLITRAEQRSIIGSDYYYGGILVDEYGGLHTAKYHRALRGLARRRGASLHSHAAVERIERHGAHFRVQTARGPIEAKHVLVATNGYTGPLLPFFSRRVLPVASYQIATEALPAGLMSALNPGRRMISDSKRNLFYTRPSPDGTRMIFGSRPAIREVDEREAARILYAKMIQLWPALRDVRITHAWKGYVAMTGDKLAHIGEHNGIHYALGCNGNGVALMSYLGQRVAQHLLGLDAAPGAFGEGTFPISVAGMASHWAVPVGAALYKLDDLWDGRARAALS, encoded by the coding sequence ATGCGACCCGACGCCCTGCTGTTCCACGACGATTTCCGGCTTGCGCCCTACTGGTGGGATGCGGCGCCGCCCGAGACGTCGCGCGATCCGGTGCCGGAGCGCGTCGATCTGGCGATCGTCGGTAGCGGTTACTGCGGCCTGTCCGCGGCCGCGGAAGCTGCCCGCCAGGGCGCGAGCGTCGCGGTACTCGACGCGGCCGAGATCGGCGCGGGCGGCAGTACGCGCAGCGGCGGAATGGTATCGAGCGGACAGAAATTGGCCCTGACTAACGCGATTCGCGGCGTTTCATCCGATCGCTTAGGCCGCCTGATGCGTGAGTCGATGGCGAGCTTCGAGTATCTGCAGCGCCTGATCGCCGACGAAGCGCTCGACGCCGATCTGCAGATTACCGGCCGCTTCTTCGGTGCCTTCACGCAGGGCCATTTCGAACATCTGCGCAAGCAAGGCGAATTGCTGCACGATAAAACCGGCGTCACGGTGCATCTGATTACCCGTGCCGAGCAACGCTCGATCATCGGTTCGGACTACTACTATGGCGGCATCCTCGTCGACGAATACGGCGGCCTGCATACGGCCAAATATCATCGCGCCCTGCGCGGCCTGGCCCGGCGCCGCGGCGCGAGCCTGCATTCGCACGCCGCCGTCGAGCGCATCGAGCGGCATGGCGCGCATTTCCGTGTTCAGACCGCTCGCGGCCCGATCGAAGCGAAGCACGTGCTGGTCGCCACCAACGGCTACACAGGACCGCTCCTGCCGTTCTTCTCGCGACGCGTCTTGCCTGTGGCCAGCTACCAGATCGCCACCGAAGCACTGCCTGCCGGACTGATGTCCGCCCTCAATCCTGGCCGCCGGATGATCAGCGATTCCAAGCGCAATCTGTTCTACACGCGGCCCTCGCCGGACGGCACCCGCATGATTTTCGGCTCGCGGCCCGCCATCCGCGAAGTGGACGAGCGCGAGGCCGCGCGGATTCTGTACGCGAAGATGATCCAGCTCTGGCCGGCATTGCGCGACGTGCGCATCACCCATGCATGGAAGGGCTATGTTGCGATGACCGGCGACAAGCTCGCGCATATCGGCGAACACAACGGCATTCACTACGCGCTCGGTTGCAACGGCAACGGCGTGGCGTTGATGAGCTATCTGGGCCAGCGCGTGGCGCAACACCTGCTAGGGCTCGATGCCGCGCCGGGCGCGTTCGGCGAAGGCACATTCCCGATCAGCGTTGCGGGCATGGCGAGCCATTGGGCCGTGCCGGTCGGCGCTGCGCTCTACAAGCTCGACGATCTCTGGGACGGCCGCGCACGCGCCGCCCTGTCGTGA
- a CDS encoding amino acid ABC transporter ATP-binding protein, with amino-acid sequence MISLLNVSKWYGEHRVLTDCSAYIGRGEVVVICGPSGSGKSTLIKTVNGLEPVQQGEIVVAGTPVTTTALNRKKPDLVKLRARVGMVFQHFELFPHLNVCQNLMLAQMRVLHRSRDEAADKARALLQRVGMRAHEDKFPSQLSGGQQQRVAIARALSMDPVAMLFDEPTSALDPEMVNEVLDVMTGLAQEGMTMLCVTHEMGFARRVANRVVFMDQGAIVEDEAKEVFFDRPRSARAREFLSRILH; translated from the coding sequence ATGATCTCTCTGCTCAACGTTTCGAAGTGGTATGGCGAACACCGGGTGCTGACCGACTGCTCGGCGTACATCGGCCGCGGGGAAGTGGTCGTGATCTGCGGACCGTCGGGCTCCGGCAAGTCCACCTTGATCAAGACCGTCAACGGGCTGGAACCGGTGCAGCAGGGCGAGATCGTGGTGGCCGGCACGCCGGTGACCACGACTGCTCTCAACCGGAAGAAGCCGGATCTCGTCAAGCTGAGGGCACGCGTGGGCATGGTGTTTCAGCACTTCGAACTGTTCCCACACCTTAACGTGTGCCAGAACCTGATGCTCGCGCAAATGCGCGTACTGCATCGCAGCCGCGACGAAGCGGCCGACAAGGCCCGCGCGCTCTTGCAGCGGGTCGGCATGCGCGCCCATGAGGACAAGTTTCCGTCGCAACTATCGGGTGGCCAGCAGCAACGCGTGGCGATTGCGCGGGCGCTTTCGATGGACCCGGTGGCCATGCTGTTCGACGAGCCCACCTCGGCGCTCGATCCGGAAATGGTCAACGAGGTGCTCGACGTCATGACCGGGCTGGCGCAAGAGGGCATGACGATGCTGTGCGTCACGCACGAAATGGGCTTCGCGCGGCGCGTCGCCAATCGCGTCGTGTTCATGGATCAAGGTGCGATTGTCGAGGACGAAGCGAAGGAAGTGTTTTTCGACCGTCCGCGCTCAGCTCGCGCACGCGAGTTTCTCTCCCGGATATTGCATTGA
- a CDS encoding ABC transporter substrate-binding protein: MRFRHFLRLFAIVVPLSFAAATAAQAEDVGTLTPGKLVAGVDANNKPYSYIDDGKMTGFDVELLRAIATKLGLTADFRAQDFSGLLPSVANQQIDLAAGSISITKERLKMVDFSEGYLTGLLSVATLPDSPITSDPASVKGKRIGVVQGTIEDTYSDSYLPGAQIVRFPNLNAGFLSLRSKFIDGYFVDKTLVEGLQGKYPQMNIADKLDISAVNLPAGFPVHKGNAKLEAALNKTIDELVADGTWLKLYLQFHPGYPKPANLPPYVMKTGS; the protein is encoded by the coding sequence ATGCGGTTTCGCCATTTTCTGCGCCTCTTCGCGATAGTCGTCCCCCTGTCCTTTGCCGCGGCCACCGCGGCGCAAGCTGAGGACGTCGGCACGCTGACACCCGGCAAGCTCGTCGCCGGCGTGGATGCGAACAACAAGCCCTACTCGTATATCGACGACGGCAAGATGACCGGCTTCGACGTCGAACTGCTGCGCGCCATCGCGACGAAGCTCGGCCTTACCGCCGACTTTCGCGCGCAAGACTTCAGCGGCCTGCTGCCGAGCGTGGCGAACCAGCAGATCGATCTTGCCGCCGGTTCGATTTCCATCACCAAGGAACGCCTGAAGATGGTCGACTTCTCCGAGGGCTACCTGACCGGCCTGCTGAGCGTGGCGACCTTGCCCGACAGTCCGATCACGAGCGACCCCGCTTCGGTAAAGGGCAAGCGCATCGGTGTCGTGCAAGGCACGATCGAGGATACGTATTCGGACAGCTACTTGCCTGGCGCGCAGATCGTGCGCTTTCCGAATCTGAATGCGGGCTTCCTGTCGTTGCGCTCCAAGTTCATTGACGGCTACTTCGTCGACAAGACGCTCGTCGAAGGCTTGCAAGGCAAATATCCGCAGATGAACATTGCCGACAAGCTCGATATCTCCGCGGTCAATCTGCCGGCAGGATTTCCGGTGCACAAGGGTAATGCGAAGCTCGAGGCGGCCTTGAACAAGACCATCGACGAACTCGTCGCCGACGGCACCTGGCTCAAGCTGTACCTGCAGTTCCATCCGGGCTATCCAAAGCCGGCGAACCTGCCGCCGTATGTCATGAAGACCGGCAGCTAG
- a CDS encoding amino acid ABC transporter permease has translation MNAFLQNFLDWPLLIGSLPSLLCTGLVNTLVLSLFSTVLGIAAGMVLALMAVSHTRWLMLPAQVFIDVFRGLPAALVILLVGQGLAPVGLAIFGPNPYPLAIVALGLISSAYIAEIFRSGIQSVGRGQLSACQALGMTYWSSMRHVIVPQGIRRILPALANQFISIVKDSSLVYFLGLLTSQRDLFTIGQNTSVNTANLSPLVAAGVVYLLITVPLTHAINHIDRWTNRHANPRQGGATRGQRKAQAPAAETAIAEQHH, from the coding sequence ATGAATGCCTTCCTGCAGAACTTTCTCGACTGGCCGTTGCTGATCGGGTCGCTGCCCTCGTTGCTATGCACCGGCCTCGTCAATACGCTGGTGCTGTCGCTGTTTTCAACCGTGCTCGGCATCGCGGCCGGCATGGTCCTCGCGTTGATGGCGGTATCGCACACGCGCTGGCTCATGTTGCCCGCACAGGTCTTTATCGACGTGTTTCGCGGCCTGCCCGCCGCGCTCGTCATCCTGCTGGTGGGCCAGGGTCTCGCGCCGGTCGGGCTGGCGATCTTCGGACCTAACCCTTACCCGCTCGCCATCGTTGCGCTGGGCCTGATTTCGTCGGCCTATATCGCGGAGATTTTCCGCTCGGGGATTCAAAGCGTAGGACGCGGACAACTTTCCGCGTGTCAGGCGCTCGGCATGACGTACTGGAGCAGCATGCGCCACGTCATCGTGCCGCAAGGCATCCGCCGCATCTTGCCGGCGCTGGCTAACCAGTTCATTTCGATCGTCAAGGATTCGAGTCTCGTCTACTTTCTCGGCCTGCTGACCTCGCAGCGCGATCTCTTCACCATCGGGCAGAATACGTCCGTCAATACGGCCAACCTGTCGCCGCTGGTGGCCGCCGGCGTGGTCTATCTGCTGATCACGGTGCCGCTCACGCATGCCATCAATCACATCGACCGCTGGACGAACCGTCACGCGAACCCGCGGCAAGGTGGCGCGACGCGCGGGCAACGCAAGGCGCAGGCACCGGCAGCCGAGACGGCTATTGCCGAACAACATCACTAA